A DNA window from Sphingopyxis macrogoltabida contains the following coding sequences:
- a CDS encoding isocitrate lyase/PEP mutase family protein: MTDKIAQFRALHVPGDPLILVNIWDAGSAKAVAAAGAKAIATGSYGVAGAQGRADGEDFPLEDVFENLARILSVTDLPVTIDMESGYGADAEAVGASVGRAKAAGAAGINMEDRLPGVAELLAIGEAQDRYRAAADTGIFVNARCDTFRGQDIAKDGDALVAATLERARAYADAGAGSLFVPFLLDPKCIGAICEASPLPVNILRGKGGPTHRELAGLGVARISHGHQPWAAAMTWLTAQAGQVLGGEEPDY, translated from the coding sequence GTGACCGACAAGATTGCGCAGTTTCGCGCGCTGCACGTTCCCGGCGACCCGCTGATCCTCGTCAACATCTGGGACGCCGGGAGCGCGAAGGCCGTCGCGGCCGCGGGGGCAAAGGCGATCGCGACCGGCAGCTATGGCGTCGCGGGAGCGCAGGGGCGCGCCGACGGCGAGGATTTTCCGCTCGAAGACGTCTTCGAAAATCTGGCGCGCATCCTGTCGGTCACCGACCTGCCCGTCACCATCGACATGGAATCGGGCTATGGCGCCGATGCCGAGGCGGTCGGCGCCTCGGTCGGGCGCGCGAAAGCTGCGGGCGCGGCGGGGATCAATATGGAAGACCGGCTGCCGGGCGTTGCCGAGCTGCTTGCGATCGGCGAGGCGCAAGACCGTTATCGCGCCGCTGCCGACACCGGCATTTTCGTCAATGCGCGCTGCGACACCTTCCGCGGGCAGGATATCGCGAAGGACGGCGATGCGCTCGTCGCCGCGACGCTCGAACGCGCGCGGGCCTATGCCGATGCCGGCGCGGGATCGCTGTTCGTGCCCTTCCTGCTCGATCCGAAATGCATCGGCGCGATCTGCGAGGCGTCGCCGCTGCCCGTCAACATCCTGCGCGGCAAGGGCGGACCGACGCACAGGGAGCTCGCGGGTCTCGGTGTCGCGCGGATCAGTCACGGCCATCAGCCATGGGCCGCGGCGATGACGTGGCTGACGGCGCAGGCTGGGCAGGTGCTGGGCGGCGAAGAACCCGATTATTGA
- the ada gene encoding bifunctional DNA-binding transcriptional regulator/O6-methylguanine-DNA methyltransferase Ada: protein MSAAETMTDDDRWAAVLRRDRALDGRFVTGVLTTGIYCRPSCAARHPKRENVRFFEDGAAARETGLRACKRCLPDEVARDEGAVLAAIAAIKQSEEPLALADLADRTGYSPTHFQRVFTRHTGLSPAAYARALREERARQALSEGGRVTDAIYDAGFSGPSRFYENMEGRMGMTASAWVNGGKGVTIHWAVVPTSLGDMLVAATDKGVCRLSFAEGREALEERFPAAELIEGGGEFSALLEQVVAAVEAPTQGFDHIPIDVKGTAFQEAVWRELRKIPAGETRSYADIAAAVGKPGAVRAAGSANGANNVAVLIPCHRVVRSDGTLGGYAYGLPIKEELLKRETIK from the coding sequence ATGAGCGCCGCCGAGACCATGACCGACGACGATCGCTGGGCGGCGGTGCTGCGCCGCGACCGGGCGCTCGACGGGCGTTTCGTCACCGGCGTGCTCACCACCGGCATCTATTGCCGGCCGAGCTGCGCCGCGCGCCATCCCAAGCGGGAGAATGTCCGCTTCTTCGAGGATGGCGCCGCGGCGCGTGAAACCGGACTGCGCGCGTGCAAGCGCTGCCTGCCCGACGAGGTCGCGCGCGACGAAGGCGCGGTGCTCGCCGCGATCGCGGCGATCAAGCAGAGCGAGGAACCGCTGGCGCTTGCGGATCTTGCGGACCGCACCGGCTATTCGCCGACGCATTTCCAGCGCGTCTTCACCCGCCACACCGGGCTGTCGCCCGCCGCCTATGCGCGCGCCTTGCGCGAGGAACGGGCGCGGCAGGCGCTGAGCGAGGGCGGCCGCGTCACCGACGCCATTTACGATGCGGGCTTTTCGGGGCCGTCGCGCTTCTACGAAAATATGGAAGGACGCATGGGGATGACGGCGTCGGCGTGGGTGAATGGCGGTAAGGGGGTGACGATCCACTGGGCGGTCGTCCCGACCAGCCTTGGCGACATGCTTGTCGCCGCGACCGACAAGGGCGTCTGCCGCCTGTCGTTCGCCGAAGGGCGCGAGGCGCTCGAGGAACGCTTTCCGGCCGCCGAACTGATCGAGGGCGGCGGCGAGTTTTCCGCGCTGCTCGAACAGGTCGTCGCTGCGGTCGAGGCGCCGACCCAAGGCTTCGACCATATCCCGATCGACGTCAAAGGCACCGCGTTCCAGGAGGCGGTGTGGCGCGAACTCAGGAAGATTCCGGCGGGCGAAACGCGCAGCTATGCCGATATCGCCGCCGCGGTCGGCAAGCCGGGCGCGGTGCGCGCCGCGGGCAGCGCGAACGGCGCGAACAATGTCGCCGTGCTGATCCCGTGCCACCGCGTGGTCCGCAGCGACGGCACGCTCGGCGGCTATGCCTATGGCCTGCCGATCAAGGAAGAATTGCTCAAGAGGGAGACAATCAAGTGA
- a CDS encoding DUF1203 domain-containing protein yields the protein MAYSITGLDPDRFAPLFAMDDAALAACNARRVIATADRGFPCRISLEDARAGEALILLHHTSHDVETPYRSAYAIYVRPGVAAATYRDAPPPVFEGRPLALRAFDRDGMLRDARLAGPGEADGAIRDLFADDRIAYIDAHNAAHGCFAARIERDGQ from the coding sequence ATGGCCTATTCGATTACCGGACTCGACCCCGACCGCTTTGCGCCGCTGTTCGCGATGGACGATGCCGCGCTCGCCGCCTGCAACGCCCGCCGTGTCATCGCGACCGCCGATCGGGGCTTTCCCTGCCGTATCAGCCTCGAGGATGCGCGCGCCGGCGAGGCGCTGATCCTGCTCCACCACACCAGCCACGATGTCGAAACGCCCTATCGCAGCGCCTATGCGATCTATGTCCGGCCGGGTGTCGCCGCGGCGACATATCGCGATGCGCCGCCGCCGGTGTTCGAGGGGCGCCCGCTGGCGCTGCGCGCCTTCGATCGCGACGGCATGCTGCGGGACGCGCGGCTTGCGGGGCCGGGCGAGGCCGATGGCGCGATCCGGGACCTGTTTGCGGACGATCGCATCGCCTATATCGATGCGCACAACGCCGCGCACGGCTGCTTTGCCGCGCGGATCGAAAGGGACGGGCAATGA
- a CDS encoding DUF2306 domain-containing protein: protein MATIDASFAPARKRRRADWLGRAATLCYLAIAAGQLLFVAFILLFYYPPTLTGNFAAWNDKPLITGHVAGDTAGNLFFAVHVLMAAVITLGGLVQLVPAIRSRWPAVHRWNGRLYLLSALALAFGGLWLTWIRGTWLALGGAIGITLDALLILAFAGLAWRAAHVRRFADHRRWAIRLFAVASAVWFMRVGYMVWGLATGGAGIGKAMDGPFDLFLAFANSLLPLAVAELYLRAGASGTPAARKAVAGLLGLCALVILAGSAGAWMVMWGPYI, encoded by the coding sequence ATGGCGACCATCGACGCATCTTTCGCGCCCGCACGCAAGCGACGCCGCGCCGACTGGCTGGGGCGCGCGGCGACCCTCTGCTATCTCGCCATCGCCGCGGGGCAGCTACTCTTCGTCGCCTTCATCCTGCTCTTTTATTATCCCCCAACGCTGACCGGCAATTTCGCGGCGTGGAACGACAAGCCGCTGATCACCGGCCATGTCGCGGGCGACACCGCGGGCAACCTGTTCTTCGCCGTCCATGTCCTGATGGCGGCGGTCATCACGCTCGGCGGACTGGTCCAGCTTGTCCCGGCGATCCGGTCCCGCTGGCCTGCGGTCCATCGCTGGAACGGCCGGCTTTACCTGCTCTCGGCGCTCGCGCTTGCGTTCGGCGGGCTGTGGCTGACGTGGATTCGCGGCACATGGCTGGCGCTGGGCGGCGCGATCGGCATCACGCTCGACGCGCTGCTGATCCTCGCATTTGCGGGGCTGGCGTGGCGAGCGGCGCATGTGCGGCGTTTCGCCGACCACCGCCGCTGGGCGATCCGGCTGTTCGCGGTCGCGAGCGCGGTGTGGTTCATGCGCGTCGGCTATATGGTATGGGGTCTCGCGACCGGCGGCGCGGGCATCGGCAAGGCGATGGACGGGCCGTTCGACCTGTTCCTCGCCTTTGCCAATTCCCTGCTGCCGCTTGCCGTCGCCGAATTGTATCTGCGCGCGGGCGCAAGCGGCACCCCGGCGGCGCGCAAGGCGGTCGCGGGGCTGCTCGGACTTTGCGCCCTCGTCATCCTTGCCGGCAGCGCCGGGGCATGGATGGTCATGTGGGGCCCCTATATCTAG
- a CDS encoding S1C family serine protease has product MTRLLTLLLALFALALTPSLPAHAADDISAASRSVVRVVTVAMVDGEVVGFGHGSGIAISPTRIVTNAHVVESAVKYPGNVALGVVPSEGQKSYAGKLIAIDTTRDLALIEITEGRLPAAAVYTGPLESGTDVVALGYPGNVDLATARSAADYITPRTPTRSEGNLSNTQAVDGVAMLVHTAKISRGNSGGPLVDGCGRITGINTAITRADDGDSPFAFAISTRELARFLADADQQYAGIGTPCLSMAEADARDRAALDAESRASAEANAAKEAAAKLDRELKQARAEEAALASRENRIALAGVLFVIGALAAGAGLLFYSQKNIRNAKIAGGAGAVLVLGAAVLFVTRPDAHAELADTPAPGAATGTATAALAEGQYLCTIQPERSRVTVSATTDVPVKIHGGGCVNDRTQYAQGSDGRWQRILVPNEEATVTVASIDQAGKEYRVDRYLLDAETMAKAREIRAGTTLKGCTTDAGALAALATQQEAIRSALPPSPNERLVYRCQKSTAAAAAAAGSNGG; this is encoded by the coding sequence ATGACCCGCCTCCTCACGCTGCTGCTCGCCCTCTTCGCCCTTGCCCTGACCCCGTCGCTTCCGGCGCATGCCGCGGACGATATCAGCGCCGCGTCGCGCAGCGTCGTGCGCGTCGTCACCGTGGCGATGGTCGACGGCGAGGTTGTCGGCTTCGGCCACGGCAGCGGCATCGCCATTTCCCCGACACGCATCGTCACCAACGCACATGTCGTCGAATCGGCGGTCAAATATCCCGGCAATGTCGCCTTAGGGGTCGTCCCCTCGGAAGGGCAGAAAAGCTATGCCGGCAAGCTGATCGCGATCGACACGACGCGCGACCTCGCACTGATCGAGATCACCGAAGGCCGGCTGCCCGCCGCCGCAGTCTATACCGGCCCGCTCGAATCGGGTACCGACGTCGTGGCGCTCGGCTATCCGGGCAATGTCGACCTCGCGACCGCGCGCAGTGCCGCCGATTATATCACCCCGCGCACCCCGACGCGCAGCGAAGGCAATCTGTCGAACACGCAGGCCGTCGACGGGGTAGCGATGCTGGTCCACACCGCCAAGATTTCGCGCGGCAATTCGGGTGGCCCGCTGGTCGACGGCTGCGGCCGCATCACCGGTATCAACACCGCGATCACCCGCGCCGACGACGGCGATTCGCCCTTCGCCTTCGCCATCTCGACGCGCGAACTGGCGCGCTTCCTTGCCGATGCCGACCAGCAATATGCCGGCATCGGCACGCCCTGCCTGTCGATGGCCGAAGCCGACGCGCGCGATCGCGCCGCGCTCGACGCCGAAAGCCGCGCGAGCGCCGAGGCCAATGCCGCGAAGGAAGCCGCCGCCAAGCTCGACCGCGAACTCAAGCAGGCGCGCGCCGAGGAGGCGGCGCTGGCGTCGCGCGAGAACCGCATCGCGCTCGCCGGGGTGCTGTTCGTGATCGGCGCGCTCGCCGCCGGCGCCGGCCTGCTCTTCTACAGCCAGAAGAACATCCGCAATGCCAAGATCGCGGGCGGTGCCGGCGCGGTGCTGGTGCTGGGCGCCGCGGTGCTGTTCGTGACGCGCCCCGACGCGCATGCCGAGCTGGCCGACACGCCCGCGCCGGGCGCCGCGACCGGCACCGCTACGGCTGCGCTGGCCGAGGGGCAGTATCTCTGCACCATCCAGCCCGAACGCAGCCGCGTGACGGTGTCGGCGACGACAGACGTACCGGTAAAAATCCACGGCGGCGGCTGCGTCAACGACCGCACCCAATATGCGCAAGGGTCGGACGGGCGCTGGCAGCGCATCCTCGTGCCGAACGAGGAAGCGACGGTCACCGTCGCGTCGATCGATCAGGCGGGGAAGGAATATCGCGTCGACCGCTATCTGCTCGATGCCGAGACGATGGCAAAGGCGCGCGAGATTCGCGCCGGCACGACGCTCAAGGGCTGCACCACCGACGCGGGTGCGCTCGCCGCGCTCGCGACGCAGCAGGAAGCGATCCGCAGCGCGCTGCCGCCGAGCCCGAACGAACGGCTCGTCTATCGCTGCCAGAAATCGACCGCCGCTGCCGCAGCGGCGGCGGGATCGAACGGCGGCTGA
- a CDS encoding dienelactone hydrolase family protein, producing MGEMIRMTMDDGADIAVYHALPEGERRGGLVLVQEIFGVTDHIRELCDEYAADGYEVLAPALFDREHPGFESDYSGPQFERAVELARQLHPFEQSLKDAQTCIDALKGKGPVFITGYCYGGSVAWRMAQISPDLAAASSYYGSLVPTQFADESPMCATIAHFGRFDGGIPMEGVEALIARDHPTAQIFVYEAGHGFNSDRRKDYHEPSSEQARERTLMLFKACGG from the coding sequence ATGGGCGAGATGATCCGGATGACGATGGACGACGGCGCGGACATTGCGGTCTATCATGCCCTGCCCGAAGGCGAACGCCGCGGCGGGCTCGTCCTGGTCCAGGAAATCTTCGGGGTCACCGACCATATCCGCGAGCTGTGCGACGAATATGCCGCCGACGGTTACGAGGTGCTGGCGCCCGCCCTGTTCGATCGCGAGCATCCGGGCTTCGAGAGCGACTATTCGGGGCCGCAGTTCGAGCGTGCGGTCGAACTCGCGCGCCAGCTCCATCCGTTCGAACAGAGCCTCAAGGATGCACAGACCTGCATCGATGCGCTGAAGGGCAAAGGTCCCGTCTTCATCACCGGCTATTGCTACGGCGGCTCGGTCGCGTGGCGGATGGCGCAAATCAGTCCCGACCTTGCCGCGGCGTCATCCTATTATGGCAGCCTCGTCCCGACGCAGTTCGCCGACGAATCGCCGATGTGCGCAACGATCGCGCACTTCGGCCGCTTCGACGGCGGTATCCCGATGGAAGGCGTCGAGGCGTTGATTGCCCGGGATCATCCGACCGCCCAGATTTTCGTCTATGAGGCCGGGCATGGTTTCAACAGCGACCGGCGCAAGGATTATCACGAACCGAGCAGCGAACAGGCGCGCGAACGCACGCTGATGCTGTTCAAGGCGTGCGGCGGGTAA
- a CDS encoding F0F1 ATP synthase subunit delta: MENSGGIQGNITAGLAGRYAVALFDLARESNQIDAVAKSLATLKAGLADSADLTALTQSPVVGRADAAKAVAAVAKTLKLDSLTAKFLGVLAENRRLADLGGMIGAYEAIVAQHRGEVTAQVTSAHPLTAEQLKTLTANLKSRVGRDVTVATTVDPAILGGLVVQLGSQLIDGSIRTRLNSFAQAMKG; encoded by the coding sequence GTGGAGAATTCCGGCGGCATTCAGGGCAACATCACGGCGGGCCTCGCGGGCCGTTATGCGGTCGCGCTGTTCGATCTGGCCCGCGAATCGAATCAGATCGATGCGGTCGCCAAGAGCCTTGCGACGCTGAAAGCCGGCCTTGCCGATTCGGCCGACCTCACGGCATTGACCCAGAGCCCCGTCGTCGGCCGCGCCGACGCCGCGAAGGCCGTCGCGGCGGTGGCCAAGACGCTGAAGCTCGATTCGCTGACCGCCAAGTTCCTCGGCGTGCTTGCCGAGAACCGCCGTCTCGCCGACCTCGGCGGCATGATCGGCGCCTATGAAGCGATCGTCGCCCAGCATCGCGGCGAAGTGACGGCGCAAGTCACCAGCGCGCATCCGCTGACGGCCGAGCAGCTCAAGACGCTGACCGCCAATCTCAAATCCCGTGTCGGACGCGACGTCACCGTCGCGACGACCGTCGACCCCGCCATTCTCGGCGGTCTCGTCGTCCAGCTGGGCAGCCAGCTGATCGACGGCAGCATCCGTACCCGTCTCAACAGTTTCGCCCAGGCGATGAAGGGCTGA
- the atpA gene encoding F0F1 ATP synthase subunit alpha, with protein MEIRAAEISKVIKDQIANFGTDATVSEIGQVLSVGDGIARVHGLDNVQAGEMVEFANGVKGMALNLEADNVGIVIFGSDSEIKEGDTVKRTGTIVDVPVGKGLLGRVVDGLGNPIDGKGPIKADKRMRVEVKAPGIIPRTSVHEPVQTGLKALDALVPVGRGQRELIIGDRQTGKTAVAIDTFINQKEVNAGDDESKKLYCIYVAVGQKRSTVAQIVRQLEENGAMEYSIVVAATASEPAPLQYLAPYAGVTMGEFFRDNGMHAVIVYDDLSKQAVAYRQMSLLLRRPPGREAYPGDVFYLHSRLLERAAKMNSDNGSGSLTALPIIETQAGDVSAYIPTNVISITDGQIFLETNLFNAGIRPAINVGLSVSRVGSAAQTKAMKKVSGSIKLELAQYREMEAFAQFGSDLDASTQKLLNRGARLTQLLKQPQFQPMPFEEQTASIFAGTNGYLDNVATTDVSRYEQAMLAYLRSDHADVLKTIRDTKDLGDDAKKGLVAALEAFGKIFA; from the coding sequence ATGGAAATCCGCGCCGCTGAAATCAGCAAGGTCATCAAGGACCAGATCGCCAATTTCGGGACCGACGCCACGGTCAGCGAAATCGGCCAGGTTCTGTCGGTCGGCGACGGCATCGCCCGCGTCCACGGCCTCGACAACGTCCAGGCCGGTGAAATGGTCGAATTCGCCAACGGCGTGAAGGGCATGGCGCTCAACCTCGAAGCCGACAACGTCGGTATCGTGATCTTCGGCTCGGACAGCGAGATCAAGGAAGGCGACACCGTCAAGCGCACCGGCACGATCGTCGACGTTCCCGTCGGCAAGGGCCTGCTCGGCCGCGTCGTCGATGGTCTCGGCAATCCGATCGACGGCAAGGGCCCGATCAAGGCCGACAAGCGCATGCGCGTCGAAGTCAAGGCGCCGGGCATCATCCCGCGCACCTCGGTGCACGAACCCGTCCAGACCGGCCTCAAGGCGCTCGACGCGCTCGTCCCCGTCGGCCGCGGCCAGCGCGAACTGATCATCGGCGACCGCCAGACCGGCAAGACCGCCGTCGCGATCGACACCTTCATCAACCAGAAGGAGGTCAACGCGGGCGACGATGAGAGCAAGAAGCTCTATTGCATCTACGTCGCCGTCGGCCAGAAGCGCTCGACCGTCGCGCAGATCGTCCGCCAGCTCGAAGAAAATGGCGCGATGGAATATTCGATCGTCGTCGCCGCGACCGCGTCGGAACCGGCACCGCTGCAGTATCTCGCACCGTACGCCGGTGTGACGATGGGCGAATTCTTCCGCGACAACGGCATGCACGCCGTGATCGTGTACGACGACTTGTCGAAGCAGGCCGTCGCCTATCGCCAGATGTCGCTGCTGCTGCGCCGCCCGCCGGGCCGCGAAGCTTACCCCGGCGACGTTTTCTATCTGCACAGCCGCCTGCTCGAGCGCGCCGCGAAGATGAACAGCGACAATGGCTCGGGTTCGCTCACCGCGCTGCCGATCATCGAAACGCAGGCGGGCGACGTTTCGGCGTATATCCCGACCAACGTGATTTCGATCACCGACGGCCAGATCTTCCTCGAAACCAACCTGTTCAACGCCGGTATCCGCCCCGCGATCAACGTCGGTCTGTCGGTGAGCCGCGTCGGCTCGGCCGCGCAGACCAAGGCGATGAAGAAGGTGTCGGGCTCGATCAAGCTCGAACTCGCGCAGTATCGCGAAATGGAAGCCTTTGCGCAGTTCGGTTCGGACCTCGACGCGTCGACGCAGAAGCTGCTGAACCGCGGCGCGCGTCTGACGCAGCTGCTGAAGCAGCCGCAGTTCCAGCCGATGCCGTTCGAAGAGCAGACCGCGTCGATCTTCGCCGGCACCAACGGCTATCTCGACAATGTCGCGACGACCGACGTGTCGCGTTACGAACAGGCAATGCTCGCCTATCTGCGCAGCGACCATGCCGATGTGCTGAAGACGATCCGCGACACCAAGGACCTTGGCGACGACGCCAAAAAGGGTCTGGTCGCGGCGCTCGAAGCGTTCGGCAAGATTTTCGCGTAA
- a CDS encoding F0F1 ATP synthase subunit gamma, giving the protein MASLKELKGRIVSVKSTQKITKAKKMVAAAKLRKAQAAAEAARPYAERLEGVVASLASKVGASDSAPKLLSGTGKSDTHLLVVLNSDRGLAGAFNSNIVKAARDKALELQAQGKKVLFYLVGRKGRPVIARLFPGQIIENYETTGIRDIGFEQASDISAKVMELYEAGAFDVAHLFYSKFRSALLQIATGQQMIPVPPPADVPTSSGAAVEYEPDEEAILADLLPRNVTIQIFKGLLENAASEQGASMTAMDNATRNAGDLINKLTIVYNRTRQAAITTELIEIIAGAEAL; this is encoded by the coding sequence ATGGCATCGCTTAAGGAACTCAAAGGGCGGATCGTCTCGGTCAAGTCGACCCAGAAGATCACCAAGGCCAAGAAGATGGTCGCCGCCGCGAAGCTGCGCAAGGCACAGGCCGCGGCCGAAGCCGCGCGTCCTTACGCCGAGCGGCTCGAAGGCGTCGTCGCCAGCCTCGCGTCGAAGGTCGGCGCGTCGGATTCGGCGCCGAAGCTGCTGTCGGGCACCGGCAAGAGCGACACGCACCTGCTCGTCGTGCTCAACAGCGACCGCGGCCTCGCCGGCGCGTTCAACTCGAACATCGTCAAGGCGGCGCGCGACAAGGCGCTCGAACTGCAGGCGCAGGGCAAGAAGGTTCTCTTCTATCTCGTCGGCCGCAAGGGCCGCCCGGTGATCGCCCGCCTCTTCCCCGGCCAGATCATCGAGAATTACGAAACCACCGGCATCCGCGACATCGGCTTCGAACAGGCGAGCGACATCTCGGCGAAAGTGATGGAGCTTTACGAAGCCGGCGCCTTCGACGTCGCGCATCTCTTCTACTCGAAGTTCCGCTCGGCGCTGCTCCAGATCGCCACCGGCCAGCAGATGATCCCGGTTCCGCCGCCGGCCGACGTCCCGACGTCGAGCGGCGCCGCCGTCGAATATGAGCCCGACGAGGAAGCGATCCTCGCCGACCTCTTGCCGCGCAACGTCACGATCCAGATCTTCAAGGGCCTGCTGGAAAATGCCGCATCCGAACAGGGTGCGTCGATGACCGCGATGGACAATGCGACGCGCAACGCGGGCGACCTGATCAACAAGCTGACCATCGTTTACAACCGCACGCGTCAGGCGGCGATCACGACCGAACTCATCGAGATTATTGCTGGCGCGGAAGCGCTCTAA
- the atpD gene encoding F0F1 ATP synthase subunit beta, with the protein MATAPAEKKAPAKKAAAPKAAAPKKAAAPKAAATAGTATGRVAQVIGAVVDVQFTGTLPAILNALETDNNGNRLVLEVAQHLGENTVRTIAMDATDGLTRGQPVTDTGAQISVPVGPQTLGRILNVIGDPIDERGPVNAGMSAPIHAKAPEFVDQSTEAAILVTGIKVIDLIAPYAKGGKIGLFGGAGVGKTVLIQELINNIAKGHGGVSVFAGVGERTREGNDLYHEFLDAGVIAKDADGNPTPDGSKVALVFGQMNEPPGARARVALSGLTMAEYFRDEEGQDVLFFVDNIFRFTQAGSEVSALLGRIPSAVGYQPTLSTDMGALQERITSTTKGSITSVQAIYVPADDLTDPAPATSFAHLDATTTLSRAISELGIYPAVDPLDSTSRVLTAATVGQEHYETARRVQETLQKYKSLQDIIAILGMDELSEEDKLVVARARKIQRFLSQPFHVAEVFTGIPGKFVAIEDTVKSFKAVVDGEYDHLPEAAFYMVGGIEEAVAKAAKLAADAA; encoded by the coding sequence ATGGCTACCGCTCCCGCTGAAAAGAAGGCTCCCGCCAAGAAGGCCGCTGCGCCCAAGGCTGCTGCGCCGAAGAAGGCTGCCGCTCCCAAGGCCGCCGCAACCGCCGGCACCGCAACGGGCCGCGTCGCGCAGGTCATCGGCGCCGTCGTCGACGTCCAGTTCACCGGCACCCTGCCGGCCATTTTGAACGCGCTCGAAACCGACAACAACGGCAACCGCCTTGTCCTCGAAGTCGCGCAGCACCTCGGCGAAAACACCGTCCGCACCATCGCGATGGACGCGACCGACGGCCTGACCCGCGGCCAGCCGGTGACCGACACCGGCGCCCAGATCTCGGTTCCGGTCGGCCCGCAGACGCTCGGCCGCATTCTCAACGTCATTGGCGACCCGATCGACGAACGCGGTCCGGTGAACGCCGGCATGTCGGCGCCGATCCATGCCAAGGCTCCCGAATTCGTCGACCAGTCGACCGAAGCCGCGATCCTCGTCACCGGCATCAAGGTCATCGACCTGATCGCGCCCTACGCAAAGGGCGGCAAGATCGGCCTGTTCGGCGGCGCCGGCGTCGGCAAGACGGTTCTCATCCAGGAACTGATCAACAACATCGCCAAGGGCCACGGCGGCGTGTCGGTGTTCGCGGGCGTCGGTGAACGCACCCGCGAAGGCAACGACCTGTATCACGAATTCCTCGACGCCGGCGTTATCGCCAAGGACGCCGACGGCAACCCGACCCCCGACGGGTCGAAGGTGGCGCTGGTGTTCGGCCAGATGAACGAACCCCCGGGCGCCCGCGCCCGCGTCGCGCTGTCGGGTCTGACGATGGCCGAATATTTCCGCGACGAAGAAGGTCAGGACGTGCTGTTCTTCGTCGACAACATCTTCCGCTTCACGCAGGCGGGTTCGGAAGTGTCGGCGCTGCTCGGCCGTATTCCTTCGGCGGTGGGTTACCAGCCGACCCTGTCGACCGACATGGGCGCGCTGCAGGAACGCATCACCTCGACCACCAAGGGCTCGATCACCTCGGTGCAGGCCATTTACGTCCCCGCGGACGATCTTACCGACCCTGCTCCCGCAACCTCGTTCGCCCACTTGGACGCAACGACGACGCTGAGCCGCGCGATTTCGGAACTCGGCATCTATCCCGCGGTCGACCCGCTCGACTCGACCTCGCGCGTGCTGACCGCCGCGACCGTCGGGCAGGAGCATTATGAGACCGCCCGCCGCGTTCAGGAAACGCTGCAGAAGTACAAGTCGCTGCAGGACATCATCGCGATCCTCGGCATGGACGAGCTGTCGGAAGAAGATAAGCTGGTCGTCGCCCGCGCGCGCAAGATCCAGCGCTTCCTGTCGCAGCCGTTCCACGTCGCCGAAGTCTTCACCGGCATCCCCGGCAAGTTCGTGGCGATCGAAGACACGGTGAAGTCGTTCAAGGCCGTTGTCGACGGCGAATATGACCACCTCCCCGAAGCGGCCTTCTACATGGTCGGCGGTATCGAGGAAGCGGTCGCCAAGGCCGCCAAGCTGGCCGCCGACGCCGCATAA
- a CDS encoding ATP synthase F1 subunit epsilon, which produces MALKFELVTPARLERSSDVYMVTVPGSEGDFSVLEGHAPFMATLRNGPLTIYATNGAAPETIEVEGGFAEVNEAGLTVLAEHIAG; this is translated from the coding sequence ATGGCCCTGAAGTTCGAACTCGTCACCCCCGCCCGCCTCGAACGGTCGAGCGACGTCTATATGGTCACCGTACCGGGCAGCGAAGGCGATTTCTCGGTGCTCGAAGGCCATGCCCCGTTCATGGCGACGCTGCGCAACGGCCCGCTGACGATCTATGCGACCAACGGCGCGGCGCCCGAAACGATCGAGGTCGAAGGCGGCTTTGCCGAGGTCAACGAAGCCGGGCTGACCGTGCTGGCCGAGCATATCGCGGGCTGA